One genomic region from Nymphaea colorata isolate Beijing-Zhang1983 chromosome 12, ASM883128v2, whole genome shotgun sequence encodes:
- the LOC116265211 gene encoding FCS-Like Zinc finger 2-like: MATGDAIASDRNYKGDAVLQVWCDDDCLPSAPYSPPPYSPREGYAYSPRLGGGFMRSSRSRRFYDLGSDGREHFLRSCHLCKRPLGLGDDIFMYRGDTPFCSEGCRQEQIDRDEADEKMWSSVKAMQKGKASAVADHQRRETSPSRSDDLRVRTGTVAAG; the protein is encoded by the exons ATGGCGACCGGGGACGCGATCGCTTCCGATAGGAACTACAAGGGAGATGCGGTTCTGCAAGTGTGGTGCGACGATGACTGCCTCCCATCGGCCCCTTACTCTCCTCCTCCCTACTCTCCTAGGGAGGGTTACGCCTACTCGCCCAGGCTCGGCGGCGGGTTCATGAGGTCGTCCAGGTCCCGGAGGTTCTACGATCTTGGGTCCGACGGGCGCGAACACTTCCTCCGCTCCTGTCATCTCTGCAAGCGGCCGCTCGGCCTGGGAGACGACATCTTCATGTACAG AGGGGACACTCCGTTCTGTAGCGAGGGGTGCAGGCAGGAGCAGATCGACAGGGACGAGGCGGACGAGAAGATGTGGAGCTCCGTCAAGGCGATGCAGAAGGGCAAGGCCTCCGCTGTCGCCGACCATCAGCGGCGGGAGACCTCTCCTTCCCGGAGCGACGACCTCCGCGTCCGCACCGGCACCGTCGCCGCCGGCTAA